Proteins co-encoded in one Rhopalosiphum maidis isolate BTI-1 chromosome 2, ASM367621v3, whole genome shotgun sequence genomic window:
- the LOC113551148 gene encoding uncharacterized protein LOC113551148, whose amino-acid sequence MISITGYIFIDSMSSGRKYGTRVNHSIVEISNVNGTYTIFLMERPNQVEFEYKFHNLDGLIFLDKKIVLRFRKPRHEVVILTNDVGKAKNFSNDLICLIKNLNLNISESFQTDILKFFGNNSSNTLSGFDVEYLRTVALENCDLSYLPAGIGNLPIVSLSLNGSKLNMPDSGRNYVWDWMTKDIISRTLNEFEMNSIGLKKLPYEIIYLKKLHSLSVSNNALTYLPHFIGELSKLRTLFVDGNKIKFFPDCLSDVYFRKIKIVNNNFNDFIPDFLEPNVNKYSDLLTVPTLLNLSVVSLMTNHVKFSRQTIPYTLWTCYDLIGRCKYCGKVMILDKKYEQYFFDSPRTKKMIPMEDIYWQFFLCRPSCLIVRYEENIII is encoded by the exons ATGATTTCGATCACGGGATATATCTTCATAGATAGCATGAGCTCGGGGCGCAAATATGGTACGCGGGTGAACCACTCCATTGTCGAAATCTCCAATGTAAATGGCACATACACAATATTTCTAATGGAGAGACCGAATCAAGtggaatttgaatataaatttcacaACTTGGATGGCTTAATTTTTCTTGATAAGAAAATCGTGCTACGGTTTCGAAAACCTAGGCACGAGGTGGTCATTTTGACTAATGATGTCGGCAAGGCGAAAAATTTCTCGAATGATCTGATATGTCTCATTAAAAACCTGAACTTGAACATCAGCGAATCCTTTCAAACTGATATTCTCAAATTCTTCGGGAATAACAGTTCCAATACATTGTCCGGTTTTGACGTAGAATATCTGAGAACTGTCGCCCTGGAAAACTGCGATTTATCTTATCTGCCAGCGGGGATTGGAAATTTACCAATTGTAAGTCTTAGCCTGAATGGTAGCAAACTGAATATGCCAGATAGTGGTCGAAATTACGTTTGGGATTGGATGACTAAGGACATTATAAGTAGAACGTTGAATGAGTTTGAAATGAATTCAATCGGCTTAAAGAAATTGCCATATGAAATCATATATCTGAAAAAACTACATAGTTTGTCAGTGTCCAATAATGCACTA ACTTATTTACCTCATTTCATAGGTGAACTTTCAAAACTCAGAACTCTATTTGTTGATGGTAACAAGATAAAGTTCTTTCCAGATTGCCTATCGGATGTATATTTtcgtaaaatcaaaattgttaataataattttaatgattttatccCGGATTTTTTAGAACCCAACGTAAATAAGTATTCTGATTTATTAACAGTgccaacattattaaatttatcagttGTATCTCTAATGACTAACCATGTGAAATTCAGTAGGCAAACTATACCTTATACTCTATGGACCTGTTATGATCTTATTGGCCGTTGTAAATATTGTGGGAAGGTAATGATActcgataaaaaatatgaacaatactTTTTTGACTCTccaagaacaaaaaaaatgattccGATGGAAGATATATATtggcaattttttttgtgtcgtCCTTCATGTTTAATTGTAAGATATgaggaaaatattataatctaa
- the LOC113551149 gene encoding endoribonuclease rege-1-like: MDRLRLQTRSIPAYSILGLINSATYSNITALNDTNNGAIDLTLGAIAGNHIMAHNNYGRIQNDAKIFHQINYISPSPIDCITISDDDNDINTVHQQSAQSAQFAPFAHSSGQSFQFAGQSASQFVQSIQSAGQSPSQSVQSVQSIQSAGQSPSQSVQSVQSIQSAGQSVQSAGQSLQYIQHNYMRQEPNYFQRLASPSTSSIVLGEQRPIIIDGLNIGYAHGCNKKFSAKGIVLCVQYFTNLGFRAVRILLPQHYQGMPGSETHSNISLLLNAGYVFFTPSRKIKNVRLTCYSDRIILDHAYNCGGVVVSNDNFRDLYEENEKFKEVIENRHIMIMFINDEIIVPSDQYSRQYPNLYLSNILHFPS, encoded by the exons aTGGACCGACTAAGACTTCAAACTAGATCAATTCCTGCTTATAGTATTTTGGGACTTATTAATAGCGCAACATATTCCAATATAACAGCATTAAATGATACAAATAACGGCGCTATAGACCTTACCTTAGGTGCTATTGCTGGTAATCATATTATggctcataataattatggaagAATACAAAATGACGCtaaaatttttcatcaaattaattatatttcaccaAGTCCAATTGATTGCATAACAATTAGTGATGACGACAATGATATTAACACTGTGCATCAACAATCTGCACAATCTGCTCAATTTGCACCATTTGCTCACTCTTCTGGTCAATCTTTTCAATTTGCTGGTCAATCTGCTAGTCAATTTGTTCAATCTATTCAATCTGCCGGTCAATCTCCTAGTCAATCTGTTCAATCTGTTCAATCTATTCAATCTGCCGGTCAATCTCCTAGTCAATCTGTTCAATCTGTTCAATCTATTCAATCTGCTGGTCAATCTGTCCAATCTGCTGGCCAATCATTGCAATATATTCAGCATAATTATATGCGTCAag aacctaattattttcaacGCTTGGCCTCACCATCTACTTCATCAATAGTTCTCGGAGAACAGAGACCAATTATCATTGATGGCTTAAATATTGGTTATgc tcatGGATGCAATAAGAAATTTTCTGCAAAAGGCATTGTTTTATGCGTACAGTATTTTACTAATCTAGGATTTCGAGCCGTGAGAATTTTATTACCACAACATTATCAAGGAATGCCTGGATCAGAAACTCACTCAAACATCAGTTTGTTATTGAACGCtggttatgttttttttacacctagtagaaaaattaaaaacgttcgTCTAACATGCTACAGTGATCG aatTATACTTGATCATGCTTACAACTGTGGTGGAGTAGTTGTATCAAATGATAACTTTAGGGATCTGTATGAAGAAAATGAAAAGTTTAAAGAAGTCATTGAAAACAG GCACATAATGATCATGTTTATCAATGACGAAATTATTGTTCCATCTGATCAGTATAGTCGTCAATATCCAAATTTGTatctttcaaatattttgcattttccatcttaa